The Micromonospora sp. M71_S20 genome has a window encoding:
- a CDS encoding PP2C family protein-serine/threonine phosphatase: protein MLEAPGQVSRALRAAPPDQVVEAADRAIRSVLGASRTDVFIADYRITGLWPVLDADLSDGGFLACHDAAQRCFSSQQPMTDADDEGRCRLYLPLSVWGERLGVLLVELPAPPDPDVVERAVDIAGELAVVLRAADRETDRYRRVRRRERLSMAAEMQWELLPGRGVSHAAFELAGQLEPAYTVGGDHFDWSVDDDRLTVTVLNGAGIGLAAALLTAVTVNALRNARRSGGSLVEQAELASDTVFYQHRGRRYVATLLLELDTVTGRVRAVDAGSPHLLRVRGGTVTPIQLEQQLPLGMFAEARYDVQEFELEPGDRLFVVSDGVWAADPGDRGAYGERTMARAMRSTRLQPPAEAVGTVMRELHAWHADADLRDDAVVVCLDWRGSAGRGDG from the coding sequence ATGTTGGAGGCACCGGGCCAGGTCTCGCGTGCGCTTCGTGCGGCCCCGCCCGACCAGGTGGTGGAGGCGGCGGACCGGGCCATCCGGTCCGTCCTGGGCGCCTCGCGTACGGACGTGTTCATCGCCGACTACCGGATCACCGGGCTCTGGCCGGTGCTCGACGCGGACCTCTCCGACGGCGGCTTCCTCGCCTGTCACGACGCGGCGCAGCGCTGCTTCAGCAGCCAGCAGCCGATGACCGACGCCGACGACGAGGGCCGGTGCCGGCTCTACCTGCCGCTGTCGGTGTGGGGGGAGCGGCTGGGCGTGCTCCTGGTCGAGCTGCCCGCTCCGCCCGACCCGGACGTCGTCGAGCGGGCCGTGGACATCGCCGGTGAGTTGGCGGTCGTGCTGCGCGCGGCGGACCGGGAGACCGACCGCTACCGCCGGGTCCGCCGGCGGGAGCGGCTCAGCATGGCCGCCGAGATGCAGTGGGAACTGCTGCCGGGACGCGGCGTGAGCCACGCGGCGTTCGAGCTCGCCGGCCAGCTGGAGCCGGCGTACACGGTCGGTGGTGACCACTTCGACTGGTCCGTGGACGACGACCGGCTCACCGTGACGGTGCTCAACGGCGCCGGCATCGGGCTGGCGGCGGCGCTGCTGACCGCCGTGACCGTGAACGCGCTGCGCAACGCCCGGCGCTCCGGAGGCAGCCTCGTCGAGCAGGCCGAGTTGGCCTCCGACACGGTCTTCTACCAGCACCGCGGTCGCCGGTACGTGGCCACGCTGCTGCTCGAACTGGACACCGTCACGGGCCGGGTGCGGGCGGTGGACGCCGGATCCCCGCACCTTCTGCGGGTGCGCGGCGGCACGGTGACCCCCATCCAGCTGGAGCAGCAGCTGCCGCTGGGCATGTTCGCCGAGGCCCGCTACGACGTCCAGGAGTTCGAGCTGGAACCGGGGGACCGGCTCTTCGTGGTCAGCGACGGGGTGTGGGCCGCCGACCCCGGTGACCGCGGGGCGTACGGCGAGCGGACGATGGCGCGGGCGATGCGGTCCACGCGGCTGCAACCGCCGGCGGAAGCGGTTGGTACGGTGATGCGCGAACTGCACGCCTGGCACGCGGACGCCGACCTGCGCGACGACGCGGTCGTCGTCTGCCTGGACTGGCGCGGTTCCGCCGGGCGGGGCGACGG
- a CDS encoding SAM-dependent methyltransferase: protein MVEPDQPSTARMIDFWLGGEHHYPVDVAAARDFERAYGPCAPVFRELRAFLGRAVRAMTARGVDSFLVFGAGVPTMGNVHEAAPEATVLYTDVDPVTIRLGQRLLAGSDRAGYGYGDATDIGTVDRAQLHRFVPGWGRRPVGVVFLGLAAFLDDETLARTLDELHEATAPGSLLAVDFDTEELAGFPEALAMMGPAFRMRPPAAFVPLLGRWTPTEDGIVPIARWRPDGPPAQLPDAFHGGLAVRSPA from the coding sequence ATGGTTGAGCCGGACCAGCCGAGCACCGCGCGGATGATCGACTTCTGGCTCGGCGGGGAGCACCACTACCCGGTCGACGTGGCGGCCGCCCGCGACTTCGAGCGGGCGTACGGGCCGTGCGCGCCGGTCTTCCGCGAGCTGCGCGCCTTTCTCGGCCGGGCGGTCCGGGCGATGACCGCCCGGGGGGTGGACAGCTTCCTCGTCTTCGGCGCCGGGGTGCCCACGATGGGCAACGTGCACGAGGCCGCCCCGGAGGCCACCGTTCTCTACACCGACGTCGACCCGGTCACCATCCGCCTCGGTCAGCGCCTGCTGGCCGGCAGCGACCGGGCCGGCTACGGCTACGGCGACGCCACTGACATCGGCACGGTCGACCGCGCCCAGCTGCACCGGTTCGTGCCGGGGTGGGGGAGGAGACCGGTCGGCGTGGTCTTCCTCGGTCTGGCCGCGTTCCTCGACGACGAGACGCTGGCCCGCACCCTCGACGAGCTCCACGAGGCCACCGCGCCCGGCAGCCTGCTCGCCGTCGACTTCGACACGGAGGAACTGGCCGGCTTCCCGGAGGCCCTCGCGATGATGGGCCCGGCGTTCCGGATGCGCCCGCCGGCCGCGTTCGTGCCGCTGCTGGGCCGCTGGACGCCCACCGAGGACGGCATCGTCCCGATCGCCCGGTGGCGTCCGGACGGCCCGCCGGCCCAGCTGCCGGACGCCTTCCACGGCGGGCTCGCCGTCCGCTCGCCGGCCTGA
- a CDS encoding universal stress protein, translating into MNSANGAAVVVGVDGSDSALRAVRLAAVEAARRHRPLRIVHAFIWPLLRVPVDPPAAGPPGAGLRHQAEQVVAAATDEAEATVPGLRISGEIIDGEAAAVLLGESPAAAMIVLGDRGLGGFSALVVGSVAVQVAAYADCPVLVARGTDHPDGPVVVGVDGSETARLAAEFAVEEASVRGAALVAVHAYRHPTSTGPGDMRPLVYDDTELRSEEERVVAESLAGLTQRWPDVPVSRETTRGRPTTVLAEASRRAQLLVVGRQGRGELTGLLLGSVSQSLLHHADCPVAVIRAPR; encoded by the coding sequence GTGAACTCGGCGAACGGCGCGGCGGTGGTCGTCGGCGTGGACGGCTCGGACTCGGCGCTGCGCGCCGTGCGGCTCGCCGCCGTCGAGGCCGCCCGCCGGCACCGGCCGCTGCGGATCGTGCACGCCTTCATCTGGCCCCTGCTGCGCGTGCCGGTCGACCCCCCCGCCGCCGGCCCGCCCGGTGCCGGCCTGCGGCACCAGGCGGAGCAGGTTGTCGCCGCCGCCACGGACGAGGCCGAGGCGACGGTTCCCGGGCTGCGGATCTCCGGCGAGATCATCGACGGCGAGGCCGCCGCGGTGCTGCTCGGCGAGTCGCCGGCCGCCGCGATGATCGTGCTCGGCGACCGGGGGCTCGGCGGCTTCTCCGCCCTGGTGGTCGGGTCCGTCGCGGTGCAGGTCGCCGCGTATGCCGACTGTCCCGTGCTGGTCGCCCGGGGCACCGACCACCCCGACGGGCCCGTGGTCGTCGGCGTGGACGGCTCCGAGACGGCCCGGCTCGCCGCGGAGTTCGCCGTGGAGGAGGCGTCGGTACGCGGCGCGGCGCTGGTCGCGGTGCACGCCTACCGGCATCCGACCTCCACCGGCCCCGGGGACATGCGACCACTGGTGTACGACGACACCGAGCTGCGTTCCGAGGAGGAGCGGGTGGTCGCCGAGTCGCTGGCGGGGCTCACCCAGCGGTGGCCGGACGTGCCGGTCAGCCGGGAGACCACGCGGGGCCGCCCCACCACCGTGCTCGCCGAGGCGTCCCGGCGGGCCCAACTGCTGGTGGTCGGCCGGCAGGGGCGCGGGGAGCTGACCGGGCTGCTGCTGGGCTCGGTGAGCCAGTCGCTGCTGCACCACGCCGACTGCCCGGTCGCGGTGATCCGCGCGCCACGCTGA
- a CDS encoding transcriptional regulator — MTAAPGTPGPDAGHPVTGLDEVVHQRARLGILTIAHEAHRVEFGYLRTHLELTAGNLSKHLSVLESAGLIEVEKGYEGRRGRTWITLTAAGTTALANEIGRLKQLIARVETTNGQ; from the coding sequence GTGACAGCCGCGCCCGGCACCCCGGGCCCGGATGCCGGGCACCCGGTCACCGGGCTGGACGAGGTGGTGCACCAGCGGGCACGGCTGGGCATCCTGACCATCGCGCACGAGGCCCACCGGGTCGAGTTCGGCTACCTTCGCACCCACCTCGAGCTGACCGCCGGCAACCTCTCCAAGCACCTCAGCGTGCTGGAATCGGCCGGCCTGATCGAGGTCGAGAAGGGCTACGAGGGCCGGCGCGGCCGCACCTGGATCACCCTCACCGCCGCCGGCACCACCGCGCTCGCCAACGAGATCGGGCGACTCAAGCAGCTCATCGCCCGCGTCGAGACGACCAACGGGCAGTAG
- a CDS encoding phosphatidylethanolamine-binding protein, protein MPGPRPGSNAYDKQRARIRNAIDDSGRRVPDDKANDVANRILQSDRGQRGVVRGERAYGPKGEREPGDPK, encoded by the coding sequence ATGCCAGGACCACGGCCGGGCAGCAACGCGTACGACAAGCAGCGGGCACGCATCCGGAACGCGATCGACGATTCGGGACGGCGGGTGCCGGACGACAAGGCCAACGACGTGGCCAACCGGATCCTGCAGTCCGACCGCGGGCAGCGGGGGGTCGTCCGCGGCGAGCGGGCCTACGGCCCCAAGGGCGAGCGCGAACCTGGCGACCCGAAGTGA